One genomic region from Ralstonia pickettii DTP0602 encodes:
- a CDS encoding ligand-gated channel protein (K02014: TC.FEV.OM; iron complex outermembrane recepter protein): MPVHPAKREQRRFACSQPVFPFLSPFISPRGLSLTTLVLSLQAGGVLAQSTQPAQPPQAAPATAAAELPAVTVRATNDNETATGPVHGFVAKRSATATKTDTPVMETPQSITVITRDRMEAQGAQSVQQAIGYSAGVYAGPFGADNRGDWGKFRGTDFTQYRDGLLNQVGFYNNVRADVYALERIDVLRGPSSMLFGQGAVGGILNLVSKRPQPEAAREIGVQFGNYHRKQVQADLTGPLDADGKWLYRLVALARDSDAQVDFVKDNRYLIAPSLTWRPSDATSLTLLANFQRDESGTSVGFFPWRGTLYANPAGQIPDHLFISEPGYDRFNAEQASVGYEFQHRFNEAVTVRQNLRYSHSTVDYRSIYSAGFTGATHGWVPGSDTLMRRTVYLNQPTLNSFAVDTQAQSNFRTGPVAHTLLTGVDYQHAEITGRAGVGGTAAPLNVFNPAYGNFTPPGTRDLNPSTQAQTGLYVQDQLSWNKWLLMLGLRYDWSRAAQDNTPSATRDDNELTKRAGLMYRSDIGLNPYVSYSESFQGLAGFNQSNQAFKPLRGSQWEAGIKYQPPGKNATLTIAAFDMREKNRKVSGVVNGRPDFVQVGEARTRGIEVEALASLSNRLDLIATYTYLDARVIDGTGAEVGKRLASTPSNMASLWANYRFKLFEMPGFMAGGGVRYVGPSYDGNDQNRVSGVTLFDAMLAYDQGPVRVALNVTNLFDKQYLTTCLARGDCYFGARRTVVGSVTYRF, translated from the coding sequence ATGCCTGTCCACCCCGCCAAACGGGAACAGCGGCGCTTTGCCTGTTCCCAGCCAGTCTTTCCGTTCCTGAGCCCGTTCATCAGCCCTCGCGGCCTGTCGCTGACCACGCTAGTGCTGAGCCTGCAGGCGGGCGGCGTGCTGGCACAGTCGACGCAGCCAGCCCAGCCGCCGCAGGCTGCGCCGGCCACCGCAGCAGCCGAACTCCCCGCCGTCACCGTACGCGCCACCAACGACAATGAAACCGCCACCGGCCCGGTGCACGGCTTCGTCGCAAAACGCAGCGCCACCGCGACCAAGACCGATACCCCGGTGATGGAAACCCCGCAATCGATCACGGTGATCACGCGCGACCGGATGGAAGCGCAGGGCGCGCAGAGCGTGCAGCAGGCCATCGGCTACAGCGCCGGCGTCTATGCCGGGCCGTTCGGCGCGGACAACCGCGGCGACTGGGGCAAGTTCCGCGGCACCGATTTCACGCAGTATCGGGATGGCCTGCTGAACCAGGTCGGCTTCTACAACAACGTGCGTGCCGACGTGTACGCGCTGGAGCGCATCGACGTGCTGCGCGGGCCGTCGTCGATGCTGTTCGGGCAGGGCGCGGTCGGCGGCATCCTGAACCTGGTCAGCAAGCGCCCGCAGCCGGAAGCGGCGCGCGAGATCGGCGTGCAGTTCGGCAACTACCACCGCAAGCAGGTGCAGGCCGACCTGACCGGCCCGCTCGATGCGGACGGCAAATGGCTGTACCGGCTGGTGGCGCTGGCGCGCGACAGCGATGCGCAGGTGGACTTCGTCAAGGACAACCGCTACCTGATCGCGCCTTCGCTGACCTGGCGCCCGAGCGATGCCACTTCGCTGACGCTGCTGGCCAATTTCCAGCGCGACGAAAGCGGAACCTCGGTGGGCTTTTTCCCGTGGCGGGGCACGCTGTATGCCAACCCGGCCGGGCAGATTCCGGACCACCTGTTTATCAGCGAACCCGGCTACGACCGCTTCAACGCCGAGCAGGCATCGGTGGGCTATGAGTTCCAGCACAGGTTCAACGAAGCCGTGACGGTGCGGCAGAACCTGCGCTATTCGCACAGCACGGTCGACTACCGCAGCATCTACTCCGCGGGCTTCACCGGCGCCACGCACGGCTGGGTCCCTGGCAGCGATACGCTGATGCGCCGCACGGTCTACCTGAACCAGCCCACGCTCAATTCATTCGCGGTCGATACGCAGGCGCAGAGCAACTTCCGCACGGGCCCGGTCGCCCATACGCTGCTGACCGGCGTCGACTACCAGCATGCCGAGATCACCGGCCGCGCCGGCGTGGGCGGCACGGCCGCGCCGCTGAACGTGTTCAACCCGGCGTACGGCAACTTCACGCCGCCCGGCACGCGCGACCTGAACCCGAGCACGCAGGCGCAGACCGGTCTCTACGTGCAGGACCAGCTGTCGTGGAACAAATGGCTGCTGATGCTGGGCCTGCGCTATGACTGGTCGCGCGCGGCGCAGGACAACACGCCCTCGGCCACCCGCGACGACAACGAACTGACCAAGCGCGCCGGCCTGATGTACCGCTCGGACATCGGCCTGAACCCGTACGTCAGCTATTCCGAATCGTTCCAGGGCCTGGCGGGCTTCAACCAGTCCAACCAGGCCTTCAAGCCGCTGCGCGGCTCGCAGTGGGAGGCGGGCATCAAGTACCAGCCGCCGGGCAAGAACGCCACGCTGACGATTGCAGCGTTCGACATGCGCGAGAAGAACCGCAAGGTCAGCGGCGTCGTCAACGGCAGGCCGGATTTTGTGCAGGTGGGCGAAGCGCGCACGCGCGGGATCGAGGTGGAGGCACTGGCTTCACTGTCCAACCGCCTGGACCTGATCGCGACCTACACCTACCTGGATGCGCGCGTGATTGACGGCACCGGCGCCGAGGTCGGCAAGCGGCTGGCCAGCACGCCGTCGAACATGGCGTCGCTGTGGGCCAACTACCGCTTCAAGCTGTTCGAGATGCCGGGCTTCATGGCAGGCGGCGGCGTGCGCTACGTGGGCCCGAGCTATGACGGCAACGACCAGAACCGTGTCAGCGGTGTCACGCTGTTCGATGCCATGCTGGCCTACGACCAGGGTCCGGTGCGCGTGGCACTGAACGTCACCAACCTGTTCGACAAGCAATACCTGACCACCTGCCTGGCGCGCGGCGACTGCTATTTCGGCGCCCGCCGCACCGTGGTGGGCAGCGTGACGTACCGCTTCTGA